A window of the Oryza brachyantha chromosome 5, ObraRS2, whole genome shotgun sequence genome harbors these coding sequences:
- the LOC102702191 gene encoding bone sialoprotein-binding protein-like, whose translation MARAAVCLAVFLLAVLASVAASDDPLTGAQQTSQVSHGTTEERRSSPVKEDGGEGKAVSQVEQAGELVSSPSVEKEDKKLEHHPSEERKMGDDVGDTSDDDDDDHDSDSDHDSDHDSDSDHDHDSDDSDHDSDSDHDSDSDHDSDSNHNSDDDDDEGDDSNDSDDQGDGSGDSGGDDGFHNDDHKTNKNAMNKNEKKSSAPGGRKVGLGNKN comes from the coding sequence ATGGcacgcgccgccgtctgcctggccgtcttcctcctcgccgtcctcgcATCCGTCGCTGCCTCCGACGACCCATTGACAGGCGCGCAGCAGACAAGCCAGGTGAGCCATGGCACcacggaggagaggagaagttCGCCGGTGAAGGAAGACGGAGGCGAGGGGAAGGCGGTCAGCCAGGTCGAGCAAGCCGGCGAGTTGGTGAGCTCGCCGTCGGTGGAGAAGGAAGACAAGAAGCTGGAGCATCACCCAAGTGAGGAGAGGAAAATGGGCGatgacgtcggcgacaccagtgatgatgatgacgatgatcATGACTCTGATTCGGACCATGACTCGGACCACGATTCGGACTCCGACCATGATCACGACTCTGACGACTCAGATCATGATTCAGATTCTGATCACGATTCAGATTCAGACCACGATTCGGACTCTAACCACAACTccgatgatgatgacgatgaaGGTGATGACAGTAATGACAGCGATGATCAAGGTGATGGTAGTGGTGATAGTGGTGGTGATGATGGTTTTCACAACGATGatcacaaaacaaacaagaatGCAATGAATAAAAATGAGAAGAAGAGCTCAGCTCCTGGAGGGAGGAAGGTAGGTCTAGGTAACAAGAACTAA